A genomic segment from Diceros bicornis minor isolate mBicDic1 chromosome 5, mDicBic1.mat.cur, whole genome shotgun sequence encodes:
- the LOC131405328 gene encoding non-secretory ribonuclease-like: MAQRLGSMVPTQQDSRLCLLLLLGLLGMVISFHVPPGLTEAQWFEIQHINMTHNRCDDAMRAVNRYWKRCKDKNTFLNATFAFVANVCSTANVTCSNRSTNCHNSPVRVNITYCNLTAPAPRYTKCRYGQTQAQMCFRVACNNSSPRDNGTYRVVPVHLDAIF, translated from the exons ATGGCGCAGAGACTGG GAAGCATGGTTCCAACACAGCAGGATTCCCGGCTTTGTCTCCTTCTGCTGCTGGGCCTCTTGGGAATGGTGATCTCATTCCATGTCCCACCAGGGTTAACCGAGGCTCAGTGGTTTGAAATTCAGCACATAAATATGACACACAACCGATGCGATGATGCAATGAGAGCGGTTAAccggtattggaaaagatgcaaaGATAAGAACACATTCCTCAACGCGACGTTTGCTTTTGTAGCTAATGTTTGTAGCACCGCAAATGTAACCTGCTCGAACCGCTCAACAAATTGTCATAATAGCCCAGTTCGGGTAAATATAACATACTGCAACCTCACAGCACCGGCACCACGATATACAAAATGTAGATATGGACAGACGCAGGCACAGATGTGCTTCAGAGTTGCCTGTAACAACAGTTCACCAAGGGACAATGGCACCTATCGAGTGGTTCCAGTTCACCTGGATGCGATTTTCTAA